One Paralichthys olivaceus isolate ysfri-2021 chromosome 21, ASM2471397v2, whole genome shotgun sequence genomic window carries:
- the hexd gene encoding hexosaminidase D, translating to MKSPPWPGGKKLVHLDLKGAPPRSEYLHELISLFSQLGVDGLLVEYEDTFPYEGELKLLQATAQPAYSREEVLSMQVFARSKGMDVIPLVQTFGHMEFVLKHRPMWGLREVPHCVGTLNPHAEDGVRIVMEMLRQVVELHPGLNTLHIGADEVYMLGEGEQSKEWLASSPECTVQQLFLNHVTKIAKAIKEAWPDMSIIMWDDMMRSMSQDTLKASGLVGLVQPMLWDYTPDLDVDRTVSLLEKYCCAGMSELWAASSFKGSTTVYTCVPSTQRHVENHLQWLQVAAALPAAIHLKGIALTGWQRYDHLSVLCELMPVALPSLAACLQTLLHGQLSAEALSKVTEKLGISSVEVDVMERRSTVDSLFPGRRLAELIVELDALMNSEDIRFFQNSMLVRGWFSPYQQQRKMVSPLITMEIHNQASTFLTTLQQKAETVREEMVHLYPESTAQEWMEEHVSPVMAPLQRIAEDIVACVKEMVP from the exons atgaAGAGTCCACCGTGGCCAGGAGGGAAGAAACTGGTTCACCTGGATCTGAAAGGTGCCCCTCCCAGATCAGAGTACCTCCATGAA CTGATCTCGCTGTTCTCTCAGCTGGGAGTGGATGGCCTGCTGGTGGAGTATGAGGACACGTTTCCATATGAGGGggagctgaagctgctgcaggccACAGCACAGCCTGCCTACAG TCGAGAGGAGGTTCTATCCATGCAGGTGTTTGCCAGGTCGAAGGGCATGGACGTCATCCCGCTGGTGCAGACGTTTGGCCACATGGAG TTTGTGCTGAAGCATCGGCCCATGTGGGGCCTCAGAGAGGTGCCGCACTGCGTGGGCACCCTGAATCCACACGCAGAGGACGGGGTGAGGATAGTGATGGAGATGCTGAGGCAGGTGGTGGAGCTGCATCCTGGTCTCAACACGCTGCACATCGGAGCAGACGAG GTGTACATGCTTGGTGAAGGGGAGCAGTCAAAGGAGTGGTTGGCCTCCTCCCCAGAATGTACAGTGCAGCAACTTTTCCTGAATCACGTGACCAAGATCGCCAAGGCCATCAAGGAGGCGTGGCCGGACATGAGCATCATAATGTGGGATGATATGATGAGGAGTATGAGCCAGGACACGCTCAAGG ccaGTGGTCTCGTAGGACTTGTCCAGCCTATGTTGTGGGACTACACCCCTGACCTGGATGTGGACAGAACTG TGTCTCTGCTGGAGAAGTACTGCTGTGCCGGCATGTCGGAGCTGTGGGCAGCCAGCTCCTTTAAAGGCTCGACCACCGTTTACACCTGTGTGCCCAGCACGCAGAGACATGTGGAAAACCATCTGCAGTGGCTGCAGGTGGCTGCTGCTTTACCTGCTGCCATACACCTGAAGGGAATCGCCCTCACAGGCTGGCAAAG GTATGACCACCTGTCAGTGCTGTGTGAGCTGATGCCTGTGGCTCTTCCGTCACTAGCAGCCTGTCTGCAGACTCTCCTCCATGGTCAGCTCAGCGCTGAGGCTCTAAGCAAAGTGACTGAGAAGCTGGGTATTTCCTCAGTGGAGGTGGACGTCATGGAGAG GAGATCTACAGTCGACTCACTGTTCCCAGGAAGGAGGCTGGCTGAGTTAATTGTGGAGCTCGATGCACTGATGAACTCGGAGGACATACGATTTTTTCAGAACAGCAT GCTTGTTAGAGGATGGTTCAGCCCCTACCAACAACAGAGGAAGATGGTCTCCCCACTCATCACCATGGAGATTCATAACCAAGCATCAAC ATTCTTGACCACACTGCAACAGAAGGCAGAGACAGTAAGAGAGGAGATGGTGCATCTTTACCCAGAGTCAACAGCCCAAGAGTGGATGGAGGAGCATGTTAGCCCTGTGATGGCTCCTTTACAGAGGATAGCAGAGGATATCGTAGCGTGTGTGAAGGAGATGGTGCCGTAG
- the cybc1 gene encoding cytochrome b-245 chaperone 1 homolog yields MGYMTVEEHSSTLLHLKRSPGIRSWSLLVGITSVGLAAAYYSSDSILWKLFYVTGCLFVAMQNMEEWEEAVFDKTKNLIELKTISLYASVLTLWKKGQEKVVLDLKQLCDICVQEERVRYLGKGYLLMLRLAAGFSYPLTQNATLGGHSDVEAVAALLKRFVGLDELQQRRQQEEEADVGEDDDFADDSSDSDDEASEL; encoded by the exons GATACATGACAGTAGAGGAGCACAGCTCCACTTTGCTCCACCTGAAGAGGTCGCCGGGCATTCGTTCGTGGTCTCTTCTTGTTG gTATAACATCTGTTGGGTTGGCAGCTGCATACTACAGCTCAG ACAGCATCCTGTGGAAGCTTTTCTATGTGACCGGCTGTCTGTTTGTGGCCATGCAGAACATGGAAGAGTGGGAGGAGGCCGTGTTTGACAAAACCAAGAATCTGATCGAGCTCAAGACCATCAGCTTGTACGCGTCAGTCCTGACATTGTGGAAGAAGGGCCAAGAGAAAG ttgTGTTGGATCTAAAACAGCTCTGTGATATTTGCGTCCAAGAGGAGAGGGTACGCTATCTGGGGAAGGGGTATCTGCTGATGCTGCGGCTGGCTGCTGGCTTCTCCTACCCCCTCACACAGAATGCCACACTGGGGGGACACAG TGATGTGGAGGCAGTGGCTGCGTTGCTGAAGCGCTTTGTGGggctggatgagctgcagcagcgcaGGCAGCAGGAAGAAGAGGCAGATGTCGGAGAGGACGACGATTTTGCGGACGACAGCAGTGATTCAGATGATGAAGCTAGTGAACTCTGA